The following are from one region of the Paenibacillus bovis genome:
- a CDS encoding HNH endonuclease has translation MQQSHPEYLPETTTDLPVPADSSSAESQSADTAGSKICSRCGEYHPLSHYARRTGRKSGKSQRRGTCRSCRKQLKNQLGDTPETVQSADKADVHVQPISAPTSHVHAIPAVAQPSPETQPTAKAMHITAVRPNRQLPSIDQKDIRGQGLDLSILRPTRKGIVYMRGRTDKGRRWHQESDLETAIVLVREYAAVVVNKHTIRRLYSNRAFRRYILERDQYTCYFCGGYGDTLDHLLPRARGGHTTPLNCVCACNLCNQAKADHDLSHFIQPESTESLPGSD, from the coding sequence ATGCAGCAATCTCATCCGGAATATCTCCCGGAAACTACAACCGACTTGCCCGTACCTGCCGATTCATCTTCTGCAGAATCGCAAAGCGCTGACACGGCAGGTTCCAAAATCTGTTCCCGCTGCGGAGAATATCATCCGCTGTCGCATTATGCCCGGCGAACCGGGCGCAAATCTGGCAAAAGCCAGCGGCGAGGCACCTGCCGAAGCTGCCGCAAACAGCTCAAAAACCAGCTCGGAGATACACCGGAGACCGTACAGTCTGCGGACAAGGCAGACGTTCATGTACAGCCAATATCGGCGCCTACCTCCCATGTCCATGCAATCCCGGCGGTGGCCCAGCCTTCTCCTGAGACGCAACCGACTGCAAAAGCCATGCATATCACGGCAGTCCGTCCCAATCGACAGCTGCCTTCGATTGATCAAAAGGATATCCGCGGGCAGGGACTGGATCTGTCGATACTGCGTCCTACCCGCAAAGGTATTGTCTATATGCGCGGACGCACCGACAAAGGACGCCGCTGGCATCAGGAAAGCGATCTGGAGACCGCGATTGTACTCGTCCGGGAATACGCCGCAGTCGTCGTGAACAAGCATACGATTCGCCGCCTGTACAGCAATCGTGCTTTCCGGCGATATATTCTGGAGCGGGATCAGTATACGTGCTACTTTTGCGGTGGATACGGCGATACACTCGACCATCTGCTGCCGCGGGCGCGCGGCGGACATACGACGCCGCTCAACTGCGTATGCGCCTGCAATCTGTGCAATCAGGCCAAAGCCGATCATGATCTATCCCATTTTATCCAGCCAGAATCGACCGAATCCTTACCGGGCTCCGATTAG
- a CDS encoding ABC transporter substrate-binding protein produces the protein MKGMKTVNKKIKSFTILCLLVVLVASVLSSCGSDTGSKNEEKGKVTIKFWTIALQPTFNEYFNTLISEYQKSHPGVTIEWSDYPYDAISNKLLTGIASGNVPDVVNLNTEFANQMASKGALADLTPYLSDAEKASYFEGIFNSTVLDNKPYALPWYTGTEVLYMNTRLVKQAGLDPKNPPKTRDELNEWARQVKAKTGANGYALTFAARLFPVEGISILNEDKTAAAFNTPEALSMIQRMQQLIQEGVLVGEDANFDKQIQYYSSEQTAFEIAGPTFINFIKTAAPDVYENTVAVPLPTGKADVRLSNTMNLVVPAKSAAPEQAAEFAKFLTNATNQTSFAKAANTLPSTKESIKDPFFTQNDNKLESEAKVASAESLDKAVDYMVGVPNAGDVNSAIALQLQEIFLNGKDPKQGLDTAEQEVNQVLKQ, from the coding sequence ATGAAAGGAATGAAGACAGTGAATAAGAAGATCAAAAGCTTTACGATATTGTGTCTGCTCGTTGTGTTGGTCGCTTCTGTACTTAGTTCGTGCGGATCGGATACCGGGAGTAAGAATGAGGAAAAGGGAAAGGTTACCATTAAATTCTGGACGATTGCGCTTCAGCCCACATTTAATGAATACTTTAATACCCTGATTTCAGAATACCAAAAAAGTCACCCTGGCGTCACGATCGAATGGAGCGATTATCCATATGATGCCATTTCTAATAAGTTATTAACCGGAATTGCCAGTGGCAACGTACCGGATGTGGTGAATTTGAACACTGAATTTGCCAATCAGATGGCATCCAAGGGAGCACTTGCCGATCTGACGCCTTATTTGAGCGATGCAGAGAAAGCTTCCTACTTTGAAGGCATCTTCAACTCAACGGTATTGGACAACAAACCCTATGCCCTGCCATGGTATACCGGTACCGAAGTATTGTACATGAATACACGTCTGGTAAAACAGGCAGGTCTGGATCCGAAAAATCCACCCAAAACACGTGATGAGCTGAACGAATGGGCTCGTCAGGTCAAAGCGAAAACCGGAGCGAACGGCTATGCGCTGACTTTCGCAGCACGACTGTTCCCGGTAGAAGGCATCTCGATCCTGAACGAAGACAAAACAGCGGCAGCGTTCAATACGCCGGAAGCCCTGTCGATGATCCAGCGCATGCAGCAGCTGATCCAGGAAGGTGTACTGGTCGGTGAAGACGCCAACTTTGACAAGCAGATCCAGTATTACTCCAGTGAACAGACTGCTTTTGAGATCGCCGGTCCTACCTTTATTAACTTTATCAAAACAGCCGCGCCGGATGTATATGAGAATACGGTAGCTGTACCGCTGCCGACAGGCAAAGCGGATGTGCGTCTATCCAATACGATGAATCTGGTCGTACCTGCCAAATCGGCAGCACCGGAGCAGGCGGCAGAATTCGCCAAGTTCCTGACCAATGCGACGAATCAGACTTCTTTTGCCAAAGCGGCCAATACGCTGCCAAGCACCAAGGAATCGATCAAAGATCCGTTCTTTACCCAGAATGACAACAAGCTGGAATCCGAAGCAAAAGTTGCTTCCGCGGAAAGTCTGGACAAAGCTGTCGATTATATGGTCGGCGTACCGAATGCCGGCGATGTGAACTCGGCGATTGCGCTGCAGCTGCAGGAGATTTTCCTGAATGGAAAAGATCCGAAGCAGGGACTGGATACAGCTGAACAAGAAGTCAATCAGGTACTCAAACAATAA
- a CDS encoding acyl-CoA thioesterase, giving the protein MKNNHLHPSTATAGSSEPVATKYVRETRCFKTARVFPTDVNNHNTLFGGKLMSYIDDIASIAASKLCRVDTVTASTDSVDFLYPINPSDSVTLESFVTWTGRSSMEVFVKVIREDLKSGERNIAATAFLTFVAIGEGKRKVQVPTVVPETEEERKLHETAPSRAAMRRQRREESKEFADYLTTDYPWE; this is encoded by the coding sequence ATGAAAAATAACCATCTGCATCCATCCACGGCTACTGCCGGTTCAAGCGAACCGGTAGCCACCAAATATGTACGGGAGACGCGCTGCTTCAAGACGGCGCGCGTATTCCCGACAGACGTCAATAACCACAATACATTGTTCGGCGGCAAGCTGATGTCCTATATTGATGATATCGCTTCTATTGCCGCTTCCAAGCTATGCCGGGTCGATACGGTTACGGCATCTACCGACTCGGTGGACTTTCTGTATCCGATCAATCCATCGGATTCGGTCACACTGGAATCTTTTGTGACCTGGACGGGACGCAGCTCGATGGAAGTATTCGTCAAAGTGATTCGGGAGGATCTGAAGTCCGGTGAACGCAATATTGCAGCAACCGCATTTTTGACTTTTGTAGCGATAGGGGAAGGAAAGCGCAAAGTGCAGGTACCTACTGTAGTGCCGGAGACCGAAGAAGAGCGCAAGCTGCACGAAACTGCGCCTTCGCGGGCTGCCATGCGCCGTCAGCGCCGGGAAGAAAGCAAGGAATTTGCAGATTATCTGACGACTGATTATCCGTGGGAATAA
- the hmpA gene encoding NO-inducible flavohemoprotein has protein sequence MLDTHTINVIKSTVPVLETEGVHITKRFYQTMFEAHPELLNIFNHANQKQGRQQVALANAVYMAALHIDRLEEILPVVKQIAHKHRSLGIRPDQYPIVGKYLLQAIQDVLGEAATPEILDAWAKAYGVIADAFIGIEQEMYQAAEQQPGGWEGFRAFTVQRKERESAVITSFYLVPQDGGELASFEPGQYISVKVHVPGQPYEQIRQYSLSDGPGQPYYRISVKREDGDDVRPAGQVSVYLHEQAQEGDVLYLSAPAGDFQLQRQHGRPVVLISGGVGLTPMMSMLRSLAAEQPQAGITFIHAASNSELHAMRRQVEEIASECPGLSAYYCYSTPTELDRQNAVFHYEGYLQPDWLKEMVPNLNADYYFCGPLPFMQAVNTALDQLEVPVEQRHYEFFGPAASLVASGK, from the coding sequence ATGCTGGATACCCATACCATTAACGTGATCAAATCGACTGTACCTGTATTGGAGACCGAAGGGGTACATATTACCAAAAGATTCTATCAGACCATGTTCGAAGCTCATCCCGAGCTGCTGAATATTTTTAACCATGCCAATCAAAAGCAGGGACGGCAGCAGGTCGCGCTGGCAAATGCAGTTTATATGGCGGCACTGCATATCGATCGGCTGGAAGAGATTTTACCTGTAGTCAAACAGATTGCCCACAAGCATCGCAGTCTGGGAATCCGTCCGGATCAATATCCGATTGTCGGCAAATATTTGCTGCAGGCGATCCAGGATGTGCTTGGTGAAGCGGCTACGCCGGAGATTCTGGATGCATGGGCCAAAGCCTATGGCGTTATCGCAGATGCTTTTATCGGGATTGAGCAGGAGATGTATCAGGCGGCCGAGCAGCAGCCGGGTGGTTGGGAAGGATTCCGTGCCTTTACTGTACAGCGCAAAGAGCGGGAAAGTGCAGTGATCACCTCCTTTTATCTGGTGCCGCAGGATGGCGGCGAACTGGCTTCATTCGAGCCGGGGCAGTATATCAGCGTCAAGGTACATGTACCGGGACAACCGTATGAACAGATCCGCCAGTACAGCCTGTCGGATGGTCCGGGGCAACCGTATTACCGGATCAGTGTAAAGCGCGAAGACGGCGATGATGTGCGTCCGGCTGGACAGGTGTCGGTCTATCTGCATGAGCAGGCGCAGGAAGGAGATGTACTGTATCTGTCCGCGCCGGCAGGAGACTTCCAGCTGCAGCGCCAGCACGGTCGTCCGGTCGTGCTGATCAGCGGCGGCGTGGGTCTGACTCCGATGATGAGTATGCTGCGCTCGCTGGCTGCCGAGCAGCCGCAAGCAGGTATTACCTTTATCCATGCAGCATCCAACAGCGAGCTGCACGCGATGCGCCGTCAGGTGGAGGAGATTGCCAGCGAATGTCCGGGATTGTCTGCGTATTATTGTTACAGCACGCCGACCGAGCTGGATCGCCAGAATGCGGTATTCCATTATGAAGGCTATCTGCAGCCCGACTGGCTCAAGGAAATGGTGCCAAATCTGAACGCCGATTATTATTTCTGCGGTCCGCTGCCGTTCATGCAGGCGGTCAATACAGCACTGGATCAGCTGGAGGTTCCTGTGGAGCAGCGGCATTATGAATTTTTTGGCCCAGCAGCGAGTCTGGTAGCGAGCGGGAAGTAA
- a CDS encoding pectate lyase, producing MVQKLNNKSLHTPRWLLTAVLCIGLGTALQAPSTQAASNYPDPMQGLTGFAGNAKNEYGQSKSAVTGGNGGAVVTVNTLDELKQQVGDTQRKTVIVGRNISSSGKALVNLGANKTIVGAYNNNKLTNVYLTTTGSSSNIIFKNLVIAHTANINENNDIPLYINNGQNYWVDHVTLEGHGYDPNGHDLDKLMYVGSGADYITISNSKFTNHRYGLILGWPNDDDASVKQYTGLPHLTMTNNYFNNVYTRAPGLMRYGYFHVKNNLIQNFKLGFTVATNAKIYSEGNAFNADGNSAIINVDPSTKLSGQFKDTGSSPAITSNLPVTSWKPSSNYSYSVMSPAAAKQYALSYAGAQNTALQYP from the coding sequence TTGGTACAAAAATTAAACAACAAATCTCTACATACTCCCCGGTGGCTTCTCACTGCTGTTCTCTGCATCGGTCTGGGCACCGCACTTCAAGCTCCCTCAACCCAGGCAGCCAGCAATTATCCCGATCCCATGCAGGGTCTGACCGGGTTTGCAGGTAATGCCAAAAATGAATATGGACAATCCAAATCAGCGGTGACAGGTGGTAATGGAGGCGCTGTAGTTACGGTAAATACACTGGATGAACTGAAGCAGCAGGTAGGGGATACCCAGAGAAAAACGGTTATTGTAGGCAGAAATATTAGTTCTTCCGGCAAAGCGCTGGTTAACCTGGGAGCCAATAAAACAATTGTTGGCGCTTACAATAATAACAAGCTGACCAATGTGTATCTGACAACAACCGGCAGTTCAAGCAATATAATCTTCAAAAATCTGGTGATTGCTCATACGGCAAATATTAACGAAAACAATGATATTCCGCTGTACATTAACAATGGACAGAATTATTGGGTCGATCATGTTACGCTCGAAGGTCACGGATACGATCCAAATGGACATGATCTGGATAAATTGATGTATGTGGGCAGCGGAGCAGATTATATTACCATCTCCAACAGCAAATTCACCAATCATCGCTATGGTCTGATCCTGGGATGGCCCAACGATGACGATGCCAGCGTAAAACAATATACCGGCCTGCCGCATCTGACAATGACCAACAACTATTTCAATAACGTCTATACACGCGCTCCCGGTCTGATGCGTTACGGTTATTTCCATGTCAAAAACAACCTGATCCAAAACTTCAAACTGGGCTTCACTGTAGCGACCAATGCCAAAATTTATTCTGAAGGCAATGCGTTTAATGCAGATGGCAACAGCGCAATCATCAATGTTGATCCAAGTACCAAACTGAGCGGCCAATTCAAGGATACCGGTTCGTCCCCGGCGATTACATCCAATCTGCCGGTAACTTCCTGGAAGCCGTCCAGTAACTACTCTTATTCCGTAATGAGTCCTGCTGCTGCCAAGCAATATGCTCTAAGCTATGCAGGCGCACAAAACACAGCTCTGCAGTATCCGTAA
- a CDS encoding TPM domain-containing protein produces MRNNKLPTIRYMPVILLLLLAVYICLYPESAQAAKQQGHIMDHAGLFAEEDISRMNARLDHHTYDLYVITGTAMSQSEGMKLANDIYEQTGFSGNQLLLMITTDPNYVHLVFDNEELSKRIARSNAGSIAGVTDSQFVPYAKKGDLAGGVIAVSDYLNGLGDISSPDTSQAVPATGQLSLLDQMRAFLPQVILYLLGGGVVIALLVLLIIRAVASEKLHRRQARLRARVEEWKERLDSLICAKSRDQGTSASFILPAPEQEIQKCSIQLDRLRQCIESRNISLFSTARPAKELQGLEQQLNTQVARIEQWLQIAGIAAPATELAKNDEPDTTGRNGAAMLSDLSGLSSEQQSQQRNTEYNDRERSRDILMQAPQQLEQLQLLPERYEQELELLREQYARVHIQEQRDRYIRMQELRLRVEQLLPEMAEALDERNRQYDHADALGREVRTALEQIQQQRNAILGYRDELDLHKKLLIENWETMSARHREGVQLLTGIPEEALAAQQSQNESFHMLEQVRRRLINPRSICRRWKKR; encoded by the coding sequence ATGAGGAACAACAAACTACCTACTATTCGGTATATGCCGGTCATCCTGCTGCTTTTGCTTGCGGTATATATTTGCCTGTATCCAGAGAGTGCACAGGCAGCAAAACAGCAAGGCCATATTATGGATCATGCCGGTTTGTTTGCCGAAGAGGATATTAGCCGGATGAATGCCAGGCTGGATCATCATACATATGATCTGTACGTGATTACTGGCACGGCAATGAGCCAGTCCGAAGGAATGAAACTGGCGAATGACATTTATGAACAAACCGGATTCTCGGGCAATCAGTTGCTGCTGATGATTACCACCGATCCTAATTATGTGCATCTGGTATTCGATAACGAAGAGCTGTCGAAGCGGATCGCCAGAAGTAATGCCGGCAGTATTGCAGGTGTAACCGACAGTCAATTTGTCCCTTATGCCAAAAAAGGAGATCTGGCTGGTGGCGTCATCGCAGTCAGTGACTATCTTAACGGGCTGGGCGATATCTCCAGTCCGGATACAAGCCAGGCTGTACCAGCGACAGGGCAGCTATCGCTGCTTGATCAGATGAGGGCTTTCTTGCCGCAGGTGATCCTGTATTTGCTGGGAGGAGGCGTGGTAATCGCCCTGCTGGTGCTGCTGATCATCCGGGCTGTCGCTTCGGAAAAGCTGCATCGTCGTCAGGCCAGACTCCGGGCACGGGTAGAGGAATGGAAAGAACGGCTGGATTCGCTCATATGCGCCAAATCGCGGGATCAGGGCACGTCTGCCTCGTTCATACTGCCTGCGCCGGAGCAGGAAATACAAAAATGCTCTATTCAACTGGACAGGCTGAGACAATGTATAGAGTCGCGCAATATCTCGCTGTTCTCCACTGCCAGGCCTGCCAAGGAGCTTCAGGGACTGGAGCAGCAGCTGAATACACAGGTAGCCCGGATCGAGCAGTGGCTGCAAATCGCCGGAATCGCTGCTCCGGCAACAGAGCTGGCGAAGAATGATGAGCCGGATACAACAGGTCGAAATGGAGCAGCAATGCTATCCGATCTGTCCGGACTATCTTCGGAGCAGCAGAGCCAGCAGAGAAATACTGAATATAATGATCGGGAACGTTCCCGAGATATCCTGATGCAGGCCCCACAGCAGCTGGAGCAATTGCAGCTGCTGCCGGAACGGTATGAGCAGGAATTGGAATTGCTGCGGGAACAGTATGCCAGAGTGCATATCCAGGAGCAGCGTGATCGCTACATCAGAATGCAGGAGCTGCGGCTCCGTGTAGAACAGCTGCTGCCGGAAATGGCCGAGGCACTGGATGAACGTAATCGGCAGTATGATCATGCCGATGCGCTTGGCCGCGAAGTGAGAACAGCACTGGAACAAATTCAGCAGCAGCGAAATGCGATTCTGGGTTACAGGGATGAGCTGGATCTGCACAAAAAGCTGCTGATAGAGAACTGGGAAACCATGAGCGCCCGTCACCGCGAAGGCGTACAGCTGCTGACCGGTATCCCCGAAGAAGCGCTGGCTGCGCAGCAATCCCAGAACGAGAGCTTCCATATGCTGGAGCAGGTTCGACGTCGATTGATCAACCCCCGATCCATTTGCCGGAGGTGGAAGAAGCGATGA
- a CDS encoding carbohydrate ABC transporter permease — translation MRWMRTETFAAWAFMAPGLLIVAVFVLWPIIYGIPLSLTDYSVIGETHYVGFENYVTAVQDKSFLTSLWNSLVYVLIVPFIQIFSILMAILVNTRLPLIKAFRAAYYIPVVTSMVAVALMWSWLFSNNGVVNYILLQLGIIQEQVGWLSSSSTALYALMFITMWKGLGYYMVLYLAGLQGIPSELYEAAMIDGASRWQVILRITVPLLRPHILFCTLISLMGAIRVFDEMFVLTQGGPGNATLTSSLYIYQKGLEQFNFGYASALGLIVSVIVGALSIFVFRLNRRGGVSY, via the coding sequence ATGAGATGGATGAGAACCGAGACGTTTGCCGCGTGGGCCTTCATGGCTCCCGGATTGCTGATTGTCGCTGTGTTTGTATTATGGCCGATCATCTACGGAATTCCATTGTCTCTGACCGATTATTCGGTAATCGGCGAGACTCACTATGTAGGATTCGAAAATTATGTAACTGCGGTTCAGGACAAAAGCTTCCTGACCTCGCTGTGGAACTCGCTGGTCTATGTACTGATTGTCCCTTTTATCCAGATATTCTCGATTTTGATGGCAATTCTGGTCAATACCCGGCTGCCGCTGATCAAGGCGTTCCGGGCTGCCTATTATATCCCGGTTGTCACCTCCATGGTCGCGGTCGCACTTATGTGGAGCTGGCTGTTCAGCAATAATGGGGTCGTGAATTATATTTTGCTGCAGCTGGGCATTATCCAGGAGCAGGTAGGCTGGCTGTCGAGCAGCAGCACTGCATTATATGCGCTGATGTTTATTACGATGTGGAAAGGCCTTGGCTATTATATGGTGCTGTATCTGGCTGGACTGCAGGGGATTCCGTCAGAGCTGTATGAAGCGGCGATGATCGACGGAGCCAGCCGCTGGCAGGTGATCCTGCGGATTACCGTGCCGCTGCTGCGTCCGCATATTCTGTTCTGTACCCTCATCTCGCTGATGGGCGCGATTCGTGTCTTTGACGAAATGTTTGTACTGACCCAGGGTGGACCGGGCAACGCTACGCTCACGTCCAGCCTGTATATTTACCAGAAAGGTCTGGAGCAGTTCAACTTTGGTTATGCATCGGCTCTGGGGCTGATTGTAAGTGTCATTGTAGGTGCCCTCAGCATATTCGTGTTCCGTCTGAACCGGAGAGGCGGGGTGAGTTACTGA
- a CDS encoding FlxA-like family protein, translating into MQISSTSSVAYTSTQSTSNTSALEKQKTALEAQLNKLQSSTDKKSTDSEQQIKQIQQQIQQLERQIAQASKSSGSDSSDSSSSSSTDSTDSTKSAQQAALEALKKVQEENQKAQEKQQAQANRSLADMGIGSRFDMSI; encoded by the coding sequence ATGCAAATCTCATCCACTTCTTCAGTGGCCTATACGTCAACCCAATCCACCAGTAATACATCCGCGCTGGAAAAACAGAAAACAGCGTTGGAAGCACAGCTCAACAAATTGCAATCCAGTACAGACAAAAAAAGTACAGATAGTGAACAGCAAATCAAACAGATTCAACAGCAGATCCAGCAGCTTGAACGCCAGATCGCCCAGGCCAGCAAAAGCTCCGGCTCTGATTCATCCGACAGCAGCAGTTCTTCATCCACGGACTCTACCGATTCCACTAAGTCTGCCCAGCAGGCTGCACTGGAAGCTCTGAAGAAAGTGCAGGAAGAGAACCAGAAAGCACAGGAAAAGCAGCAGGCACAGGCTAATCGCAGCCTGGCAGATATGGGAATTGGCAGCCGCTTCGATATGAGCATCTAG
- a CDS encoding MOSC domain-containing protein codes for MSMETTAILPELLSLNTGLPVNVEWDGKTVFTGFIKKPVPHTVGISADGLEQDGQGDLKNHGGPDKAACVYSADHYPWWSEQMNRSFEAGAFGENFTVSGLREQDVHIGDVYRIGTAVVQVSQPRQPCFKLSAHLERKEMILRVRDTGYSGFYFRVLEPGQVTAGDRFEWLRHEGNGTTIADCNQVLYHERGDTPLLRQLLDEPALASSLHKHLSKRLG; via the coding sequence ATGTCGATGGAGACTACTGCTATCTTACCAGAATTATTATCCCTAAATACCGGACTGCCGGTCAATGTGGAGTGGGATGGCAAAACCGTATTCACCGGATTTATCAAAAAGCCCGTGCCTCATACGGTCGGCATCTCTGCAGACGGATTGGAGCAGGACGGTCAGGGTGATCTGAAAAACCACGGCGGCCCGGACAAGGCAGCCTGTGTTTATTCTGCCGATCATTATCCGTGGTGGAGCGAACAGATGAATCGTTCTTTCGAAGCGGGGGCGTTTGGCGAGAACTTTACGGTCAGCGGACTTCGGGAACAGGATGTACATATTGGCGATGTGTACCGGATCGGAACAGCTGTCGTACAGGTCAGCCAGCCGCGTCAGCCTTGCTTCAAGTTGTCGGCGCATCTGGAGCGCAAGGAAATGATTTTGCGTGTACGGGATACGGGGTATTCAGGCTTTTATTTCCGCGTGCTGGAGCCGGGTCAGGTTACGGCAGGAGACCGATTTGAATGGTTGCGCCATGAAGGGAACGGAACGACAATCGCAGACTGCAATCAGGTGCTGTATCACGAACGCGGAGACACTCCACTGCTGCGTCAGCTGCTGGATGAGCCGGCACTCGCTTCTTCACTGCACAAGCACCTCAGCAAGCGTCTTGGCTAG
- a CDS encoding stalk domain-containing protein, producing MNKICKWIVGILTLSLFLQPGSGFAATSTEKQDEIGANTQTLPKLENYSLQIKSNKNQKTINTQAFIQDGLLMVPAADLLNNTGFSLKKLPGWRGEYLAERTNFLSSTIFNQLKFTPSSTFSNLTLNEGFNGESEDQYFFLPTYPNFTHGRLYVPLKFIASMLNYDVNYNKFTHTIVLDDWGNQNAADIQQVGEFVNQYMNGALDGYSPDRSLYTPGFLEHESSRMNYTFAHDQWSNPQLTLKNWNIRHLFFVSQDRAFVKIPYEEEGEVSRTAGAIWLDLLRIDGVWKVDVSTFWSQPIYIDNIDQKIKEIEITNPEKVNAIKLGLHAYFDQANANGLSIDGDASDYKTYLKNIEVLYADDHLAYIRATYNWSFNPTEDNFENYNIYSDKDFITMERDSKGSWIYKGHLDYNLDTPITETTIRGNYNGGPSIRFTAFDDYYLDDPNIKSSVSFSE from the coding sequence ATGAATAAAATATGTAAATGGATAGTTGGTATACTCACTCTTTCATTATTTTTACAGCCTGGTTCAGGCTTCGCAGCCACTTCTACAGAAAAGCAAGACGAGATCGGAGCCAATACCCAGACTTTACCCAAGCTGGAAAATTACTCTTTGCAGATTAAAAGTAATAAAAATCAGAAGACGATAAATACCCAAGCTTTTATACAAGATGGCTTACTAATGGTACCTGCAGCAGACCTGCTAAACAACACTGGATTTTCTCTAAAAAAACTTCCTGGTTGGAGAGGGGAGTACCTAGCAGAACGAACAAACTTTCTTTCCAGTACTATTTTTAATCAATTAAAATTTACACCCTCTTCTACATTTTCTAACCTTACTCTAAATGAAGGCTTTAATGGGGAAAGTGAGGATCAATATTTCTTCTTGCCAACTTATCCTAATTTTACTCACGGACGCTTGTATGTTCCTCTTAAATTTATAGCATCCATGTTAAATTATGATGTTAATTATAATAAGTTTACTCATACTATTGTGCTTGATGATTGGGGAAACCAGAATGCAGCAGATATCCAGCAGGTTGGAGAATTTGTAAACCAATATATGAATGGAGCATTGGATGGATATAGCCCTGATCGTTCTTTGTATACTCCGGGCTTTCTGGAGCACGAGAGCAGCAGGATGAATTATACATTTGCACATGATCAATGGAGCAACCCTCAACTAACGCTCAAAAATTGGAATATTCGTCATCTTTTCTTCGTATCTCAAGATCGTGCATTCGTGAAAATACCTTATGAAGAAGAAGGAGAAGTGTCTCGAACTGCTGGCGCAATATGGCTCGATTTGCTCCGAATAGATGGAGTATGGAAAGTTGATGTGTCTACTTTCTGGTCCCAGCCTATCTATATAGATAATATCGACCAGAAAATTAAAGAGATTGAAATTACAAATCCTGAGAAAGTAAATGCGATTAAGTTGGGATTACATGCTTATTTTGATCAAGCCAATGCTAATGGTTTATCAATAGACGGAGACGCATCCGATTATAAAACGTATCTTAAAAATATTGAGGTACTATATGCAGATGATCATCTGGCCTATATACGTGCCACATATAATTGGTCTTTCAACCCAACAGAAGACAATTTTGAAAATTATAATATTTATTCAGATAAGGATTTTATTACAATGGAACGAGATTCAAAAGGAAGCTGGATCTATAAAGGCCACCTTGATTATAATTTAGATACTCCCATCACAGAAACAACGATTCGTGGAAATTATAATGGTGGACCCAGTATTAGATTTACAGCATTCGATGATTATTACCTCGATGATCCGAACATCAAATCCTCTGTTTCATTTTCTGAATAG
- a CDS encoding Crp/Fnr family transcriptional regulator, whose protein sequence is MIIHKGETLFRQGESGPLYRIKSGLFKIVRLHEDGSMFLFNIIVPGEMIPHHSLISPMNYHGTAIALISGEVEIVHAAEWYDQLNRDPARYHEVAALLQDKLRMMQQRIDQLTRVTPADKLEQLQHWFATYLKDIPITEIITQDEIGQLIGLRRETVNRLLRAQAKKQDSSFS, encoded by the coding sequence ATGATTATTCACAAAGGCGAGACTTTATTCCGCCAGGGAGAGAGCGGCCCACTGTACCGGATCAAAAGCGGACTGTTCAAGATTGTGCGTCTGCATGAAGATGGTAGCATGTTTTTATTCAATATTATCGTGCCCGGCGAGATGATCCCGCATCATTCCCTGATCAGCCCAATGAATTATCACGGCACAGCGATTGCACTGATTTCGGGAGAGGTGGAAATCGTGCATGCGGCCGAATGGTACGATCAGCTGAATCGCGATCCTGCCCGCTATCACGAAGTGGCTGCCCTGCTGCAGGACAAGCTGCGCATGATGCAGCAGCGGATCGACCAGCTCACCCGGGTCACCCCGGCAGACAAGCTGGAACAGCTACAGCACTGGTTTGCCACTTATCTCAAAGATATCCCGATCACCGAAATCATCACCCAGGACGAAATCGGCCAGCTGATCGGACTCCGGCGCGAGACGGTAAATCGACTGCTGCGTGCGCAGGCTAAAAAGCAGGACTCTTCCTTTTCGTAA